From a single Calothrix sp. NIES-2098 genomic region:
- a CDS encoding fdxN element excision controlling factor protein yields the protein MDKLTKYREIVRQIINEYAKHKPYHGKIDPLPIIDTENDRYQVVQVGWDGVRRVHGCTVHLDIIGEKVWIQYDGCSQPLAQALIDAGVPKEDIVLAFHPEELRQYTGFAVY from the coding sequence ATGGATAAATTAACTAAATATCGGGAAATTGTCAGACAAATAATCAATGAATACGCCAAGCATAAACCTTATCACGGCAAAATCGATCCTTTACCAATTATTGACACAGAAAATGACCGTTATCAAGTTGTACAAGTAGGCTGGGATGGAGTGCGGCGCGTACATGGCTGTACTGTGCATCTTGATATTATTGGTGAAAAAGTTTGGATTCAATATGATGGTTGTTCTCAACCTTTAGCACAAGCACTTATAGATGCAGGTGTACCTAAAGAAGATATTGTATTAGCTTTTCATCCAGAAGAATTACGACAATATACGGGTTTTGCCGTGTATTGA